In Curtobacterium sp. L6-1, a genomic segment contains:
- a CDS encoding YceI family protein, which yields MTSAPDRPSPRRPRRRLVTWLVVVAVVLVVAVVAVVVGTRAYTSNENAKASAAPSVAASRAPSTLDTQDLSGDWTVGEGSEAGYRVHEVLNGSDVTVTGRTSSVTGTATVDGSTISAATITVQVGDITTDSEQRDSYFRDSALDTQAFPTATFTLTEPVADAVPSGSDTTEVQATGTLELHGVTKAVTATLQVGLSGDGVDVSGTIPVTFSDYSVQAPNLGFVKVDDAGAVEFLVHATPAS from the coding sequence GTGACCTCAGCACCGGACCGTCCGTCCCCCCGCCGCCCGCGCCGCCGCCTCGTGACCTGGCTCGTCGTCGTCGCCGTCGTCCTCGTGGTGGCCGTCGTCGCGGTCGTCGTCGGAACACGCGCCTACACGTCGAACGAGAACGCCAAGGCCTCGGCAGCACCGTCGGTGGCCGCGTCCCGCGCGCCGTCGACGCTGGACACCCAGGACCTGTCCGGCGACTGGACGGTCGGCGAGGGGTCCGAGGCGGGCTACCGCGTGCACGAAGTCCTCAACGGATCGGACGTCACGGTCACCGGCCGCACCTCGAGCGTCACCGGCACCGCCACCGTCGACGGGTCGACCATCAGCGCCGCCACGATCACGGTGCAGGTGGGCGACATCACGACCGACTCGGAGCAGCGCGACTCCTACTTCCGCGACTCGGCCCTCGACACCCAGGCCTTCCCGACCGCGACCTTCACCCTCACCGAGCCCGTCGCGGACGCCGTCCCCAGCGGCAGCGACACGACCGAGGTGCAGGCCACCGGAACCCTCGAGCTGCACGGCGTGACCAAGGCCGTGACCGCGACGCTGCAGGTCGGGCTCAGCGGCGACGGCGTCGACGTCTCCGGCACGATCCCCGTCACCTTCTCGGACTACTCCGTCCAGGCACCGAACCTCGGGTTCGTGAAGGTCGACGACGCCGGTGCCGTCGAGTTCCTCGTGCACGCCACGCCGGCCTCCTGA
- a CDS encoding hemolysin family protein — MLIGGILLTLGTGVFVASEFALVNLDRADVEARRDRGEAGLGPVIGALKVTSTHLSSAQLGITLTTLLTGYLLEPSIAKLLEAPFLAMNLPEGIVETVGSIVALVIATLLSMILGELVPKNFALALPLQTARLVVPLQVGFTTVFKPAVALLNGTANAVLRAMGIEPQEELSGARSAEELTSLLRRSASEGSLEQDTATLLERTLSFSELSASDVMTPRPRLSTIRVSDSAEAVIDLARRTGFSRFPVIEEDADDVVGIVHVKQAVSVPREKRAEVPVGALMTDAERVPETMPGDTLLTEVRGRGYQMVIVVDEYGGTAGVVTLEDLVEEIVGEVSDEHDRARIDVVRSRGWLTFPGLLRPDELEDRASVTVPEDGPYETVGGFLMQELGRLPVVGDEVAIDSGVFRVERLDGRRIDRIRYTPNPTDAPAGSTTTTTASGTTRTSTTTSTTEADR, encoded by the coding sequence ATGCTGATCGGCGGCATCCTGCTGACGCTCGGCACCGGCGTCTTCGTCGCCTCCGAGTTCGCCCTCGTGAACCTCGACCGCGCCGACGTCGAAGCCCGACGCGACCGCGGCGAAGCCGGCCTCGGCCCCGTCATCGGTGCGCTCAAGGTCACCTCGACGCACCTGTCGAGCGCCCAGCTCGGCATCACGCTGACGACGCTGCTCACCGGCTACCTGCTCGAGCCGTCGATCGCGAAGTTGCTCGAGGCCCCGTTCCTCGCGATGAACCTCCCCGAGGGCATCGTCGAGACCGTCGGGTCGATCGTGGCCCTCGTCATCGCGACCCTGCTCTCGATGATCCTCGGCGAGCTCGTCCCGAAGAACTTCGCGCTCGCGCTGCCGCTGCAGACCGCCCGACTCGTCGTACCGCTGCAGGTCGGGTTCACGACGGTGTTCAAGCCCGCCGTGGCCCTGCTCAACGGCACCGCGAACGCCGTGCTGCGCGCGATGGGCATCGAACCGCAGGAGGAGCTCTCCGGCGCACGCAGCGCCGAGGAGCTCACCTCGCTGCTCCGCCGGTCCGCGTCCGAGGGCTCGCTCGAACAGGACACCGCGACGCTGCTCGAGCGCACGCTGTCCTTCTCCGAACTCAGCGCCAGCGACGTGATGACCCCGCGTCCGCGCCTGTCGACCATCCGCGTGTCGGACAGCGCCGAGGCCGTCATCGACCTCGCCCGCCGCACCGGTTTCAGCCGCTTCCCCGTCATCGAGGAGGACGCGGACGACGTGGTCGGGATCGTGCACGTCAAGCAGGCCGTCTCGGTCCCGCGTGAGAAGCGCGCCGAGGTGCCGGTCGGTGCCCTGATGACCGACGCCGAGCGGGTCCCCGAGACGATGCCCGGCGACACCCTGCTCACCGAGGTCCGCGGCCGCGGTTACCAGATGGTCATCGTGGTGGACGAGTACGGCGGGACCGCCGGCGTCGTCACGCTCGAGGACCTGGTCGAGGAGATCGTCGGCGAGGTGTCCGACGAGCACGACCGCGCCCGCATCGACGTCGTCCGCAGCCGCGGGTGGCTGACCTTCCCGGGGCTGCTGCGCCCCGACGAGCTCGAGGACCGGGCCAGTGTCACGGTGCCCGAGGACGGCCCGTACGAGACGGTCGGCGGGTTCCTCATGCAGGAGCTCGGCCGCCTCCCCGTGGTCGGTGACGAGGTCGCGATCGACTCGGGCGTGTTCCGGGTCGAGCGCCTCGACGGACGCCGGATCGACCGCATCCGCTACACACCGAACCCGACGGACGCCCCCGCCGGGAGCACGACGACCACGACGGCGTCCGGCACGACGAGGACCAGCACCACGACCAGCACCACGGAGGCCGACCGATGA
- a CDS encoding thiamine-binding protein yields the protein MIVAFSIAPSGGPAATEDGSVHDAVAAAVRVVRESGLPNRTSSMFTEIEGEWDEVLDVVKRATEAVAPFGTRISLVLKADIRPGHTGEIDGKLERLEAALGD from the coding sequence ATGATCGTCGCCTTCTCCATCGCCCCCTCCGGCGGACCCGCTGCCACCGAGGACGGTTCGGTCCACGACGCCGTCGCCGCGGCCGTCCGGGTCGTGCGTGAGTCCGGCCTGCCGAACCGCACCTCGTCGATGTTCACGGAGATCGAGGGGGAGTGGGACGAGGTCCTCGACGTCGTCAAGCGGGCGACCGAGGCCGTCGCACCGTTCGGGACGCGCATCTCGCTCGTGCTCAAGGCGGACATCCGGCCGGGGCACACGGGGGAGATCGACGGGAAGCTCGAGCGGCTCGAAGCGGCGCTGGGGGACTGA
- a CDS encoding ADP-dependent NAD(P)H-hydrate dehydratase, protein MNDFVTVRPADAAAWITVPTGDTSKYRRGVLGVATGSAQYPGAAVMGVDAAVHTGLGMVRYVGPDRATDFVLARRPEIVAGVGRVQAWLVGSGISASALEDLDAATRDGFAHASDDGVPVVVDAGAIPLVDLGPLAVLTPHAGEAASLLGVSRDEVEGDPQRAALRAAEQTGSVVLLKGADTHVVTPDGSVRLAASSATPWLAAAGAGDVLGGVLGALVAARAGTSEVGPEELAHLAAAAAVVHGVAARRASRGGPFPMTGLVEQLPGVVRDLAVRGDAD, encoded by the coding sequence ATGAACGACTTCGTCACCGTCCGTCCCGCCGATGCCGCCGCGTGGATCACCGTCCCGACCGGGGACACCTCGAAGTACCGACGGGGCGTCCTCGGCGTCGCCACCGGGTCTGCGCAGTACCCGGGCGCCGCGGTGATGGGTGTCGACGCCGCGGTCCACACCGGGCTCGGCATGGTCCGCTACGTCGGGCCGGACCGCGCCACCGACTTCGTGCTCGCCCGACGGCCCGAGATCGTCGCCGGGGTGGGCCGGGTGCAGGCGTGGCTCGTCGGGTCGGGGATCTCGGCGTCCGCACTCGAGGACCTCGACGCGGCGACACGCGACGGATTCGCCCACGCGTCCGACGACGGCGTGCCGGTCGTCGTCGACGCCGGCGCGATCCCGCTGGTCGACCTCGGCCCGCTGGCGGTGCTGACCCCGCACGCCGGGGAGGCTGCGTCCCTGCTCGGGGTGTCCCGCGACGAGGTCGAGGGCGACCCGCAGCGGGCGGCGCTGCGTGCGGCGGAGCAGACCGGGAGCGTCGTGCTCCTCAAGGGCGCCGACACGCACGTGGTGACGCCGGACGGCAGCGTGCGGCTGGCCGCGTCGTCGGCCACGCCCTGGCTCGCGGCTGCGGGCGCCGGGGACGTGCTCGGTGGTGTGCTCGGTGCGCTCGTCGCCGCGCGGGCCGGGACGTCCGAGGTCGGGCCGGAGGAGCTGGCGCACCTCGCCGCCGCCGCCGCGGTCGTGCACGGGGTGGCGGCACGTCGCGCCTCGCGCGGGGGGCCGTTCCCGATGACCGGGCTCGTCGAGCAGCTGCCGGGCGTGGTGCGGGACCTCGCGGTGCGCGGGGACGCGGACTGA
- a CDS encoding glycosyltransferase family 87 protein, with the protein MRRNPWPEIVAFVGTFVAVHALLWFLTLVVPNQPLGDVTITYRRWIESGHAAHFWVGIDAAWVYPILAIVPMAAASIGGTAAIGTGWLLLMVLLDAVAAAVLWRFRAFGIRVVWWWLVFLLALGPIGLGRIDTVATAVALVGVAFVAARPGIAAAVFTVAAWVKVWPAALVGVLVVLRRGRRVEVVTGALTVTALVVLVDVLFGGAAHLFSFIGEQTGRGLQIESPLATPYLWAAAARVPGAAVFYDQEILTFEVSGAGTSVAAALSTPLMAVVVVVGVALALFAVRTGAQRAQVAPVLALLFVAALIAANKVGSPQYIGWFAVPVVWGLVAGRGSARRFLPVAAAMLPMALLTQLVYPAYYDQVLGVQPWILVVLSVRNLLEVAVLVWAVVVLVRMWRDGIEPRASRRAPDPTHADPVVR; encoded by the coding sequence GTGCGCAGGAACCCGTGGCCGGAGATCGTCGCGTTCGTGGGGACCTTCGTGGCCGTGCACGCGCTGCTGTGGTTCCTGACCCTCGTCGTGCCGAACCAGCCCCTCGGCGACGTCACGATCACGTACCGGCGGTGGATCGAGTCCGGTCACGCCGCGCACTTCTGGGTCGGGATCGACGCCGCGTGGGTCTACCCGATCCTGGCGATCGTGCCGATGGCGGCGGCGTCGATCGGCGGGACCGCAGCGATCGGCACCGGGTGGCTGCTGCTCATGGTGCTGCTCGACGCCGTCGCGGCCGCGGTGCTCTGGCGCTTCCGGGCGTTCGGCATCCGGGTCGTCTGGTGGTGGCTGGTCTTCCTGCTGGCCCTCGGACCGATCGGCCTCGGACGGATCGACACCGTCGCCACCGCCGTCGCCCTGGTCGGCGTGGCCTTCGTCGCCGCACGGCCGGGCATCGCCGCCGCGGTCTTCACCGTCGCCGCCTGGGTCAAGGTCTGGCCGGCCGCGCTGGTCGGGGTCCTCGTCGTGCTCCGTCGGGGTCGCCGGGTCGAGGTCGTCACCGGGGCCCTCACCGTGACGGCGCTCGTGGTCCTGGTCGACGTGTTGTTCGGGGGTGCCGCGCACCTCTTCTCGTTCATCGGGGAACAGACCGGGCGCGGGCTGCAGATCGAGTCCCCGCTCGCGACGCCGTACCTGTGGGCGGCAGCGGCCCGGGTGCCGGGTGCCGCGGTCTTCTACGACCAGGAGATCCTGACCTTCGAGGTGTCCGGCGCGGGGACCTCGGTCGCGGCCGCTCTCTCCACCCCGCTGATGGCGGTCGTCGTCGTGGTCGGAGTCGCTCTCGCGCTGTTCGCCGTCCGCACCGGAGCGCAGCGGGCGCAGGTCGCCCCGGTCCTCGCGCTGCTCTTCGTCGCCGCGCTCATCGCGGCGAACAAGGTCGGGTCACCGCAGTACATCGGCTGGTTCGCCGTGCCGGTGGTCTGGGGACTCGTGGCCGGACGGGGGAGTGCCCGGCGGTTCCTGCCGGTCGCCGCGGCGATGCTGCCGATGGCTCTCCTGACGCAGCTCGTGTACCCGGCCTACTACGACCAGGTGCTCGGTGTGCAGCCGTGGATCCTCGTCGTGCTGTCGGTGCGGAACCTGCTCGAGGTCGCGGTGCTGGTCTGGGCGGTGGTCGTCCTCGTCCGGATGTGGCGGGACGGGATCGAGCCACGGGCCTCCCGTCGGGCTCCGGATCCGACGCATGCGGATCCCGTCGTGCGGTGA
- a CDS encoding response regulator transcription factor, producing MATPAEPIRLALVDDHRMLLSALTEWIRNAADDIQMVTAVTTWPELLTSPGFPVDVVLLDLDLKDSIPVSLKISTLKTAGVKTVVMSTYSEPNVVREALGAGALGYLVKSEDAAMIVEAIRSAQRGEQYVSAELDLAINSGDVGGVPKLSAQERRVMALYGGGEPVKSVAYQLGISEETAKSYLKRIREKYRVAGFDVGTKVALRKRAITDGIIVQDGSPHGL from the coding sequence ATGGCGACTCCAGCGGAACCGATCAGACTCGCACTCGTCGACGACCACCGGATGCTCCTCAGCGCCCTGACCGAGTGGATCCGCAACGCGGCGGACGACATCCAGATGGTCACCGCGGTCACCACCTGGCCGGAGCTGCTCACCAGCCCGGGCTTCCCGGTCGACGTCGTGCTGCTCGACCTCGACCTGAAGGACTCCATCCCGGTGTCCCTGAAGATCTCGACGCTGAAGACGGCCGGCGTGAAGACCGTCGTGATGAGCACCTACTCGGAGCCGAACGTGGTCCGCGAGGCCCTCGGCGCCGGTGCCCTCGGCTACCTCGTCAAGAGCGAGGACGCGGCGATGATCGTCGAGGCCATCCGCTCCGCCCAGCGCGGCGAGCAGTACGTCTCCGCCGAGCTCGACCTGGCGATCAACTCCGGCGACGTCGGCGGCGTCCCGAAGCTCAGCGCGCAGGAGCGCCGCGTCATGGCGCTGTACGGCGGCGGGGAGCCGGTGAAGAGCGTGGCGTACCAGCTCGGCATCTCCGAGGAGACCGCGAAGAGCTACCTCAAGCGCATCCGCGAGAAGTACCGCGTCGCCGGCTTCGACGTCGGCACGAAGGTCGCCCTGCGGAAGCGGGCGATCACCGACGGCATCATCGTCCAGGACGGCAGCCCGCACGGGTTGTAG
- a CDS encoding GuaB1 family IMP dehydrogenase-related protein, with protein sequence MRFYETRPTHDLTYSDVFLVPSRSSVTSRFDVDLATNDGTGATIPIVSANMNSVTGPRLAAALARRGGLGVLPQDMHLQDLDAAIRWVKAQPVAFDSALDLGADATVAEALEQLLPVEGRGVVVRDAAGEYLGCVPATRLATAGADAVLGDLLHGATTAIDADDAGSPRHVYDVLTAAGVDFAPVMRHGRVVGTTSPTSAIRSDIYRPAVDAAGRLRVAAAVGINGDVAAKAAALADAGVNVLVLDTAHGHQEGMLRALRAVSALDLGIPLVAGNVVTADAVAHLVAAGASIIKVGVGPGAMCTTRMMTAVGRPQFSAVLETAAAARSLGAHVWADGGVRYPRDVALALAAGASAVMIGSWFAGTLEAPGVLRRDASGRAYKESWGMASAKAVRERFERLDPYERARKALFAEGISSSTIYLDPERPSVEDLLDMITTGLRSSATYAGATSLAEFADRALVGIQSAAGYEEGKPLPVSW encoded by the coding sequence ATGAGGTTCTACGAGACGCGGCCGACCCACGACCTGACCTACTCCGACGTCTTCCTCGTCCCCAGCCGGTCGAGCGTGACGAGCCGCTTCGACGTGGACCTCGCGACGAACGACGGCACCGGTGCGACGATCCCGATCGTCAGCGCGAACATGAACTCGGTGACGGGCCCGCGGCTCGCGGCGGCCCTCGCCCGACGCGGTGGCCTCGGGGTGCTCCCGCAGGACATGCACCTGCAGGACCTCGACGCGGCGATCCGCTGGGTCAAGGCGCAGCCCGTCGCGTTCGACTCCGCGCTCGACCTGGGCGCCGACGCCACGGTGGCCGAGGCGCTCGAGCAGCTCCTGCCGGTCGAGGGCCGCGGTGTCGTGGTGCGCGACGCGGCGGGGGAGTACCTCGGCTGCGTGCCCGCGACCCGTCTCGCCACCGCCGGGGCGGACGCCGTCCTCGGCGACCTGCTGCACGGAGCGACGACGGCGATCGACGCCGACGACGCCGGGTCCCCGCGCCACGTGTACGACGTGCTCACCGCGGCGGGGGTCGACTTCGCGCCGGTGATGCGGCACGGCCGGGTCGTCGGGACCACCAGCCCGACGAGCGCGATCCGCTCGGACATCTACCGTCCGGCGGTGGACGCCGCCGGACGCCTCCGGGTCGCGGCGGCCGTCGGCATCAACGGCGACGTCGCCGCCAAGGCCGCCGCCCTCGCCGACGCCGGTGTGAACGTGCTCGTCCTCGACACCGCGCACGGCCACCAGGAGGGCATGCTCCGCGCGCTCCGCGCCGTGTCCGCCCTCGACCTCGGCATCCCGCTCGTCGCGGGCAACGTCGTCACCGCCGACGCCGTCGCGCACCTCGTGGCCGCGGGCGCGTCGATCATCAAGGTCGGTGTCGGACCGGGCGCAATGTGCACGACCCGCATGATGACGGCCGTCGGTCGTCCGCAGTTCTCCGCCGTGCTCGAGACCGCCGCGGCCGCCCGGTCGCTCGGTGCGCACGTCTGGGCCGACGGTGGCGTCCGGTACCCGCGCGACGTCGCCCTGGCCCTGGCCGCGGGTGCGTCCGCGGTGATGATCGGCTCGTGGTTCGCCGGGACGCTCGAGGCGCCGGGTGTCCTGCGCCGGGACGCCTCCGGACGCGCGTACAAGGAGAGCTGGGGCATGGCGTCGGCCAAGGCCGTGCGCGAGCGCTTCGAGCGGCTCGACCCGTACGAGCGGGCCCGCAAGGCGCTCTTCGCCGAGGGCATCTCGTCGTCGACCATCTACCTCGACCCCGAGCGGCCGAGCGTCGAGGACCTGCTCGACATGATCACGACCGGCCTCCGCAGCTCCGCCACCTACGCGGGTGCGACGAGCCTGGCGGAGTTCGCCGACCGCGCGCTCGTCGGCATCCAGTCCGCCGCCGGCTACGAGGAGGGCAAGCCGCTGCCGGTCAGCTGGTAG
- a CDS encoding HAD-IA family hydrolase produces MSLSLPGRVVVFDYGEVISRTPYAARTALLEATGLDADTLFPVYQELRHDLDRGDLSVLDYWRAIAARTGERWSVTEIHRLWALDFTGWFEVDPEVLALVEELHDAGTRVALLSNAGFDFGDPYRRSPMGSLFETVVVSAEEHVLKPDASIYRDTCARLGIEPAAMVFVDNRQENAAGAEAVGAVGLHFTSAAGLRADLEALATPTA; encoded by the coding sequence ATGAGCCTGTCCCTGCCCGGCCGTGTCGTCGTCTTCGACTACGGCGAGGTCATCAGCCGCACGCCGTACGCCGCCCGAACCGCGCTGCTCGAGGCCACCGGTCTCGACGCCGACACGCTGTTCCCCGTGTACCAGGAACTCCGGCACGACCTGGACCGCGGCGACCTCTCCGTGCTCGACTACTGGCGGGCGATCGCGGCGCGGACGGGCGAGCGGTGGTCGGTGACCGAGATCCACCGGCTGTGGGCGCTCGACTTCACCGGGTGGTTCGAGGTCGACCCCGAGGTCCTGGCACTCGTCGAGGAGCTGCACGACGCCGGCACCCGGGTGGCGCTGCTCTCGAACGCGGGCTTCGACTTCGGCGACCCGTACCGCCGGTCGCCGATGGGCTCGCTGTTCGAGACGGTCGTGGTGAGCGCGGAGGAGCACGTCCTCAAGCCGGACGCCTCCATCTACCGTGACACCTGCGCACGGCTCGGCATCGAACCGGCCGCGATGGTGTTCGTCGACAACCGCCAGGAGAACGCCGCGGGTGCCGAGGCCGTCGGCGCCGTCGGCCTGCACTTCACCTCTGCGGCCGGTCTGCGCGCGGACCTCGAGGCGCTCGCCACGCCGACCGCCTGA
- a CDS encoding MFS transporter, protein MSQLTPARRTLAILALALGGFAIGTTEFVAMGLLPNIAEALLPGQYAADPEGGVAHAGWLVSAYALGVVVGAPTIAAMSAKFPRKGLLMVLLVGFAIATVASAVLPSFGLVLVARFVAGLPHGAYFGIASIVAGDIMGPGKRGKGIALVLLGLSVANVVGVPAVTWIGQVASWRVAYGVVAALFVLTFLAVSAFVPRSARDLDATIGRELRVFRLPQAWIVMGLGAVGFGGFFAVYSYISPLVQNVTGLSESAVPLVLVVVGLGMVVGGLLGGFLADHSVKATIFVGLFALVGALLITVLTAQWVVGLFVGAFLLGATSSAIPPAVQSRLMDVAGDARTIAAALNHSAFNLGNSLGAALGGAVIAAGFGFLAPGWLGIGLALLGVVVAVISYAVESRANRRAAAVRTAGASTGPIREPVSSH, encoded by the coding sequence ATGTCGCAGCTCACGCCGGCACGTCGCACGCTCGCCATCCTCGCCCTCGCGCTGGGAGGCTTCGCCATCGGCACGACCGAGTTCGTCGCGATGGGCCTGCTGCCGAACATCGCCGAGGCCCTGTTGCCCGGCCAGTACGCCGCCGATCCGGAGGGCGGGGTCGCCCACGCCGGATGGCTCGTCAGCGCCTACGCCCTGGGAGTCGTCGTCGGCGCCCCGACGATCGCCGCGATGTCGGCGAAGTTCCCGCGCAAGGGCCTGCTCATGGTGTTGCTCGTCGGCTTCGCGATCGCGACGGTCGCCAGCGCAGTGCTGCCCTCGTTCGGGCTCGTCCTCGTCGCGCGGTTCGTCGCCGGTCTGCCGCACGGCGCGTACTTCGGGATCGCCTCGATCGTGGCCGGCGACATCATGGGGCCGGGAAAGCGTGGCAAGGGCATCGCGCTCGTGCTCCTCGGACTGTCGGTCGCGAACGTCGTCGGCGTCCCCGCGGTCACCTGGATCGGACAGGTCGCCAGCTGGCGGGTCGCCTACGGCGTCGTCGCAGCCCTGTTCGTCCTGACCTTCCTCGCGGTCTCCGCCTTCGTCCCGCGCAGTGCACGGGACCTCGACGCCACGATCGGCCGCGAACTCCGCGTCTTCCGCCTGCCGCAGGCCTGGATCGTCATGGGTCTGGGAGCGGTCGGCTTCGGCGGGTTCTTCGCCGTCTACTCGTACATCTCGCCGCTCGTGCAGAACGTCACCGGGCTGTCGGAGTCCGCCGTGCCACTGGTGCTCGTCGTCGTCGGGCTCGGCATGGTCGTCGGTGGGCTGCTCGGTGGCTTCCTGGCCGACCACAGCGTCAAGGCCACGATCTTCGTCGGCCTGTTCGCCCTGGTCGGGGCCTTGCTGATCACCGTCCTGACCGCGCAGTGGGTCGTCGGGCTCTTCGTGGGCGCGTTCCTGCTCGGTGCCACCTCGTCGGCGATCCCGCCCGCAGTGCAGTCACGCCTGATGGACGTCGCCGGCGACGCCCGCACGATCGCCGCGGCCCTCAACCACTCCGCGTTCAACCTCGGCAACTCCTTGGGAGCGGCCCTCGGTGGTGCGGTCATCGCGGCTGGCTTCGGGTTCCTCGCGCCGGGCTGGCTCGGCATCGGGCTCGCGCTGCTCGGTGTCGTCGTCGCCGTGATCAGCTACGCCGTCGAGAGCCGGGCGAACCGACGCGCAGCGGCGGTCCGGACCGCGGGGGCGAGCACCGGCCCGATCCGCGAACCCGTCTCGTCGCACTGA
- a CDS encoding sensor histidine kinase — protein MELLAQERDRLLRSTTRVVGVVCALVSVVGVASSLAVPALPLVAGFACIAVMVGSLIAFGWNGSTWWTAATILSGLGAVALLTTAVAADDRAVIASALVPLAGGGLASLLMAQRGHPVGLGLTVAAGVVSAALVSWASGTVLAAPVSGVLLGWVLIAVIAVWISRSIPRVARRIYSIGTAHRAERQASETEAQRRQGARLLHDTVLATLTLLAHSGVGVSEHAMREQAAEDARLLRHLRLGATPQPQQSGDYSLTRTEESPLGQTLESVKQRFGRMGLEVAWHGTGQVLLPKHVLDAFLLALGECLENVRRHAGVPEAHVTIVHDEAMVRAMVTDSGVGFELDAVGSERLGFKESVVNRLREVGGDARLFSAPGSGTTVVLEAPR, from the coding sequence ATGGAACTCCTCGCGCAGGAACGCGACCGCCTCCTCCGGTCGACGACCCGTGTCGTGGGTGTCGTCTGCGCGCTCGTGAGCGTCGTCGGCGTCGCCTCGTCCCTCGCCGTCCCCGCGCTCCCCCTGGTCGCCGGGTTCGCCTGCATCGCCGTCATGGTCGGATCGCTCATCGCCTTCGGCTGGAACGGCTCGACGTGGTGGACGGCCGCCACGATCCTGAGCGGCCTCGGCGCCGTCGCGCTGCTGACCACCGCCGTCGCCGCCGACGACCGCGCCGTCATCGCGAGCGCCCTCGTGCCACTCGCCGGTGGCGGCCTCGCCTCGCTGCTCATGGCCCAGCGCGGACACCCGGTCGGCCTCGGGCTGACCGTCGCCGCCGGCGTGGTCTCCGCAGCCCTGGTGAGCTGGGCGAGCGGCACCGTCCTCGCCGCCCCGGTCAGCGGTGTCCTGCTCGGATGGGTGCTCATCGCGGTCATCGCGGTGTGGATCAGCCGGAGCATCCCCCGCGTCGCCCGCCGCATCTACAGCATCGGCACCGCCCACCGTGCCGAACGCCAGGCGAGCGAGACCGAGGCGCAGCGTCGCCAGGGTGCACGCCTCCTGCACGACACGGTGCTCGCGACCCTGACCCTGCTCGCCCACTCCGGTGTCGGCGTGTCCGAGCACGCGATGCGCGAGCAGGCCGCCGAGGACGCCCGCCTCCTGCGCCACCTGCGGCTCGGTGCCACCCCGCAGCCACAGCAGTCCGGCGACTACTCGCTCACCCGCACCGAGGAGTCGCCCCTCGGGCAGACGCTCGAGTCCGTCAAGCAGCGCTTCGGTCGGATGGGGCTCGAGGTCGCCTGGCACGGCACCGGACAGGTCCTCCTGCCCAAGCACGTCCTCGACGCGTTCCTCCTGGCGCTCGGCGAGTGCCTCGAGAACGTCCGCCGCCACGCCGGGGTGCCCGAGGCGCACGTCACGATCGTGCACGACGAGGCGATGGTCCGCGCGATGGTCACCGACTCCGGCGTCGGCTTCGAGCTCGACGCCGTCGGCTCCGAACGACTCGGCTTCAAGGAGAGCGTCGTCAACCGTCTCCGCGAGGTCGGCGGCGACGCCCGCCTGTTCTCCGCCCCCGGTTCCGGCACCACCGTCGTCCTCGAGGCACCGCGGTGA
- a CDS encoding hemolysin family protein has protein sequence MSSDWWGIFWLFVLLGGNAFFVAAEFAVISARRSQIEPRAEQGSRAAQMTLWAMEHATRMLATTQLGITVCSLLILNVSEPAIHHLLEVPLHLTGWSVEVIGIVAFVFTLLLVSFLHVVFGEMVPKNISFSMPDRAALLLVPTLWYIGHGLHWVVVGLNEVANAVLRLFKVEPKDEAVSAFTVEEVQTIVEQSRREGTLADDSGTLRMAFEFTEKKVKDVAVPMSGLVTLHEDATPADVERAVAQRGFSRYVLVDDAGDPTGYVHVKDVIDLRPDESDDPVPPKRIRQLISLYTEMDLEDALATMRGAGRHVARAFDAEGRTTGVLFLEDILEELIGTVEDATRRR, from the coding sequence ATGAGTTCTGACTGGTGGGGCATCTTCTGGCTGTTCGTGCTGCTCGGCGGCAACGCCTTCTTCGTCGCCGCCGAGTTCGCGGTCATCTCGGCCCGCCGCTCACAGATCGAGCCGCGGGCGGAGCAGGGGTCCAGGGCCGCGCAGATGACGCTGTGGGCGATGGAGCACGCCACCCGCATGCTCGCGACCACGCAGCTCGGCATCACGGTCTGCTCGCTGCTCATCCTCAACGTGTCCGAGCCGGCGATCCACCACCTGCTCGAGGTCCCGCTGCACCTGACCGGGTGGAGCGTCGAGGTCATCGGCATCGTGGCGTTCGTGTTCACGCTGCTGCTCGTGTCGTTCCTGCACGTGGTGTTCGGCGAGATGGTCCCGAAGAACATCTCGTTCTCGATGCCGGACCGCGCCGCACTGCTGCTCGTCCCGACGCTCTGGTACATCGGCCACGGCCTGCACTGGGTCGTCGTCGGGTTGAACGAGGTCGCGAATGCTGTGCTGCGTCTGTTCAAGGTCGAGCCGAAGGACGAGGCCGTCAGCGCCTTCACGGTCGAGGAGGTCCAGACGATCGTGGAGCAGTCCCGTCGCGAGGGCACCCTGGCCGACGACTCCGGCACGCTCCGGATGGCGTTCGAGTTCACCGAGAAGAAGGTCAAGGACGTCGCCGTGCCGATGTCCGGACTGGTGACGCTGCACGAGGACGCCACCCCCGCCGACGTCGAGCGGGCGGTCGCCCAGCGCGGCTTCTCGCGGTACGTGCTCGTCGACGACGCGGGCGACCCGACCGGATACGTCCACGTGAAGGACGTCATCGACCTGCGTCCGGACGAGTCCGACGACCCGGTGCCGCCGAAGCGCATCCGCCAGCTCATCTCGCTGTACACGGAGATGGACCTCGAGGACGCCCTCGCGACCATGCGCGGAGCCGGTCGTCACGTGGCGCGGGCGTTCGACGCCGAGGGCCGGACGACGGGCGTGCTGTTCCTCGAGGACATCCTCGAGGAGCTCATCGGCACGGTCGAGGACGCCACCCGGCGCCGCTGA